The segment GCAATATGCTGCCAGCGTGCCCAGCGGTCCGTTCGTGCTGAACCAGGTGGCCGGCATCAATGGCGCAGGGCAAGCCACCCTCATCACGCGCGACGCCCTGGGACGCAGCGTGACGACCGTGCTGCCCCTGTACGTCGATACGCGCATGCTCGCTGGCGGCTTGAGCGATTATTCGGTCGAGGCGGGCGCCGTGCGGCGCGACTATGGCCGCCGTCTGTTCGGCTATGCGCGGCAGTTCGTGGCCAGCGCTTCCGTCCGCCATGGCGTCAGCGACAGCCTCACCATCGAGGGCCATGCGGAACTGGCCGCCGGCCTGTACCAGGCGGGGGCGGGCGCGCTGGTGCGGCTGGGCCAGGCGGGCGTGCTCAGCGGTTCGCTGTCGGCCAGCGCGGGGCACAGCCGTGGCGCGCAGCTGGGCGCCGGCTATCAGTACGTGGGCCCGCGCTTCAGCGTCGATGCGCAAAGCGTGCGCGCCAGCGCCGGGTTTGGCGACCTGGCCTCGCGCGACGGCAGTCCCGTGGTGCGCGCGGCGGACCGCGTCACCGTCAGCCTGCCTTTGCCGGCAGGAAGCAGCATCAGCAGCAGCTACATCAGCTACCGCACACCGGGCGCGCCGTCCTCGAAGCTGGCCACCCTGGGCTATTCAGCCACCCTGTTTCACGGCCTGTTCCTGAACGCCAGCCTGTTCCAGGACTTGCGGCAACGCGAGAAGCGGGGGTTTTATATCGGCCTGAGCATGGCCTTCGACAACAACCTGGCCGTCAGCACGAGCGTCAGCCGGCAAAACGGCGAGAGCGGCCGCAGCGTCAGCGCGCAGCGTGCGGCGGACTTTGGCGGCGGCTTCGGCTGGAATTTGCAGGCCGGCACCGTGGGCGGCAATACCTACCGGCAGGCGCAAGTGGAATACCTGGGCAATGACGGCCGCGTGAGCGCGCGCACGCAAAGCGGTGGCATGGGCAATGCCTCGTCGCTGGGCGCGTCCGGCGCACTGGTGCTGATGGATGGCCATGTCGAGACGACGCGCCAGGTGGGCAACGGTTTTGCGCTCGTGTCCACGGGCGGCGTGAGTGATATTCCTGTGCTGCATGAAAACCGCCGGATCGGCGTGACGGGCAGGAACGGCTATCTGCTGGTGCCGAATTTGAATCCCTATGGCAATAACCAGATCAGCATCTCCACGGATGAACTCGACGTCGACGCGCGCGTGCCCGTGACCAATATGACGGTCGTGCCGCAACAGCTGGCTGGCGTGCTGGCGGCCTTTCCCGTCGAACGCTACAGCGCCGCCACCGTCATCGTGCAAGGCGCCGACGGCAAGCCGCTGGCCACGGGCTTGCCCGTGCTGCATGTGCAAAGCGGCAAGCAGACGGTCGTGGGCTTTGACGGCATCATTTTCGTCGACGACCTGCGCGAGCAGAATCAGTTGCAAGTGGGCGAGGGCGACAGCGCGTGCACGGTCGGCTTTGCGTACGTGCGTCCTGCCGCGGGCGGCTTGCCCGTGATCGGCCCGCTGCGCTGCGTTGTCACTGCCTCCGCCGGAGGAGGCCGCTGATGCGCCGCCTGCTGTTATGGCTGACCCTGCTGCTGGGCTGCGCCTGGGGCAGCGTGGCGCAGGCTGCCGATACCTGCACGGTCAGCATGACGAATATCGATTTCGGTTCCGTCAGCCCGATTTCCGGCACCGATTACGTGGCGCAGGCCACGGGCACCTTCAGTTGCCTGTTTTCATCGCTGAACCTGGGACAGTTGCTCACGCCCAATGCGCAAGTGTGCATTTCGCTGGGGCTGGGCACGAATTCCACGTCGGCCCTGCCGCGCAAGCTGGGCAATGGCAGCAACCGCATGGATTACAACGTGTACGTGGACAACTCGTATGCGACGGCGAAGATATGGGGAGGTGCCGGCGTGGCGGGCGCACCGTCGACCTTTGGCATGACCCTGTCAGCCGGCTTGCTGGCCCCGCCCGGCACGTATTCCACCACCTTTACCGTGTACGCCAAGATTCCTGCCGGCGCGGCCCTGGCCGCCGTGCCCACGGTCGCCAACGCCAATACCGTCTATACGTCGAGTTTTGCGGGCGCGGGCACCTACACCTACACCACGTATGGCCTCGTCAACCTGCAAGGGTGCACGGCCACCAGCGGCAGTTTCGGCTTCACGGTCAATGCCACGGCCATCAACGATTGCACCATCGCGGCCACGCCGATGGCGTTCGCGAACGCCTCCATTCTGACGGGCAACTTGCGCAGCACCAGCACCTTGTCCGTGCGCTGCGTGAATAACAACGCCTACCAGATTGCCCTGAACGGCGGCAGCGTGGCGGCCAATGTGGCCAACCGGCAAATGAAAAATCTCTTAACGACGGACAAGGTCAGCTACCTGCTGTCGTCCACCCTCGATGGCCCGCTCTGGGGCGATGGCACGGCGGGCACGAGCATGGTGACGGGCACGGGGACGGGCTCCAGCGTGCCGCTGACGATATACGGCCGCGTGCCGGCGCAGGTGTCGCCGCGTCCCGGCGACTACAAGGACACAGTGACGGCAACGATTTATTTTTAGAACGTGACGGTGACGAGGCCGGCGCCCGATGGCGTCGCCTGCTGGTGCAGCAGGTAGGGCGTGTTGTGCTGGCAGCGTACCTGGGTGCTGTTGCGTTGCGAGACGACAGTGCACGCTTCCTGCACGACGAAGGTAGCCTGCAGCGTCGCGGAAGCGGTGGTACCGGCGGTGGTGGTCTGGCAGAGGGACAGGGCGAGCAGGGCAGGCAGTACGGCAAGCTTCAAAGGGGTCATCGTGAACGCATCGAGTGAAAAACGGGCGTGGACAGCAGCGCCGCAAGGCGTGGCTGGTACCGTTTTCGCACCGGGATTGGGGGAGCAGAACCAGCCATGATTGTACTTGAACAAGGAAAGTGTGAGTTTTCGTGTATTTTCAGCCCGTCGCAAGGGCAAGCACCTCACTTTCAAAATGATAGTAACTAAGTTTCCGTGTTGCAACTGAAATTTTTTTCGATTGTTGTGTTGGATCAATGTGAGGAGATGGCCATGAAACATACCAACTTTAATAATTTGCCTTGCCCGATTGCGCGCAGCCTGGGCAAGGTGGGCGAATGGTGGAGCATCCTCATCCTGCGCGAAGCGTTTTATGGCAAGACGCGCTTCGACGAATTTGAAAAAAGCCTCAAGATCGCGCCCACCATCCTGACGCGCCGCCTGGCCGACCTGGTGGAGGGCGGCTTGATGACGCGCCGCCTGTATTGCGCCAAGCCGCCCCGCTACGACTATGTGCTGACCAAGTCCGGGCGCGCCTTCAAGCCCGTCCTGCTGGCGTTTATCGCCTGGGGCAATGAAAACTTCGCGCCGGAAGGCGCCA is part of the Janthinobacterium sp. 67 genome and harbors:
- a CDS encoding fimbria/pilus outer membrane usher protein, producing the protein MPRIRHLEPGRHGAQASLLLLLLAMVPVARADGSTGETGADPGPASLPSDPMAPNELYLEVIVNAESTGLILRFTQVGKGLRSSVANLQQLGLDPARLSAPGQTEVALDAIPGLSYEYDAARQSVSLQVADDLRSPYRIDARLAPQTPPSRVTPGAVLNYEAYAELGRTRRAAIFNDLRYFNDSGVFSNTGTVNLGSDQRKYMRFDTFWSHAYPDTLQTWQVGDLISSSLSWSRAVRVGGVQWRKNFQLRPDLLTFPVASVDGTALVPSSLSLYVNGVQQYAASVPSGPFVLNQVAGINGAGQATLITRDALGRSVTTVLPLYVDTRMLAGGLSDYSVEAGAVRRDYGRRLFGYARQFVASASVRHGVSDSLTIEGHAELAAGLYQAGAGALVRLGQAGVLSGSLSASAGHSRGAQLGAGYQYVGPRFSVDAQSVRASAGFGDLASRDGSPVVRAADRVTVSLPLPAGSSISSSYISYRTPGAPSSKLATLGYSATLFHGLFLNASLFQDLRQREKRGFYIGLSMAFDNNLAVSTSVSRQNGESGRSVSAQRAADFGGGFGWNLQAGTVGGNTYRQAQVEYLGNDGRVSARTQSGGMGNASSLGASGALVLMDGHVETTRQVGNGFALVSTGGVSDIPVLHENRRIGVTGRNGYLLVPNLNPYGNNQISISTDELDVDARVPVTNMTVVPQQLAGVLAAFPVERYSAATVIVQGADGKPLATGLPVLHVQSGKQTVVGFDGIIFVDDLREQNQLQVGEGDSACTVGFAYVRPAAGGLPVIGPLRCVVTASAGGGR
- a CDS encoding Csu type fimbrial protein translates to MRRLLLWLTLLLGCAWGSVAQAADTCTVSMTNIDFGSVSPISGTDYVAQATGTFSCLFSSLNLGQLLTPNAQVCISLGLGTNSTSALPRKLGNGSNRMDYNVYVDNSYATAKIWGGAGVAGAPSTFGMTLSAGLLAPPGTYSTTFTVYAKIPAGAALAAVPTVANANTVYTSSFAGAGTYTYTTYGLVNLQGCTATSGSFGFTVNATAINDCTIAATPMAFANASILTGNLRSTSTLSVRCVNNNAYQIALNGGSVAANVANRQMKNLLTTDKVSYLLSSTLDGPLWGDGTAGTSMVTGTGTGSSVPLTIYGRVPAQVSPRPGDYKDTVTATIYF
- a CDS encoding winged helix-turn-helix transcriptional regulator; protein product: MKHTNFNNLPCPIARSLGKVGEWWSILILREAFYGKTRFDEFEKSLKIAPTILTRRLADLVEGGLMTRRLYCAKPPRYDYVLTKSGRAFKPVLLAFIAWGNENFAPEGASLVIASRDTGLAADPVLVDATTGLPINDEYYAFAPGPAASDSMRSIILDAEKSSGIAPKPKAPAANRGWVAEGHLA